From the Nitrospira sp. genome, one window contains:
- a CDS encoding M28 family peptidase, translated as MPIDRNQLREDLQALVGERHPITSPSRLRQTEAYLHRRFAETGLTVTTQAFPALGGTSHNVIGTAFPDHKSFQSAPPLIVAAHFDTVEGSPGADDNASALAIMLQVARQVRTMTLARPISFIAFNLEEENLLGSQAYTSLLRNNGESIHGAIVLECVGYASHQPNSQKIPPGVPIAVPTTGNFLAVIGNERSHHLTGSVAQAMKPHLPIVPLIVPGNGEKLPDTRRSDHTSFWEQGFPAVMLTDTANFRNPHYHRSTDTLDTLSLDFIAAVANGLKATVIELASQPST; from the coding sequence GTGCCTATCGATCGGAATCAACTCAGAGAAGATCTTCAGGCTCTGGTGGGGGAACGCCATCCCATCACCTCACCGAGCCGCTTACGACAGACGGAGGCCTACCTACACCGTCGCTTCGCGGAAACTGGGCTGACCGTGACCACGCAAGCCTTCCCAGCCTTGGGCGGCACCTCTCACAATGTGATCGGAACAGCGTTTCCTGACCACAAATCATTCCAATCAGCACCGCCGCTGATTGTCGCCGCCCATTTCGATACTGTTGAAGGATCTCCGGGCGCTGACGATAATGCCAGCGCGCTCGCCATCATGCTTCAAGTGGCTCGTCAGGTAAGAACCATGACGTTGGCCAGACCGATCAGTTTCATCGCGTTTAACTTAGAGGAAGAGAACCTCCTCGGTAGCCAGGCCTACACGTCTCTCTTACGGAACAATGGTGAATCCATCCATGGAGCGATCGTATTGGAATGTGTCGGCTATGCAAGCCATCAACCCAATTCACAGAAAATCCCTCCTGGTGTCCCAATCGCGGTACCCACAACGGGCAATTTTCTGGCCGTCATCGGTAACGAACGCTCACACCATCTGACCGGCTCTGTTGCCCAGGCCATGAAGCCGCACCTTCCAATTGTTCCGCTGATCGTGCCGGGCAACGGAGAAAAGCTCCCAGACACGAGACGGAGCGACCACACCTCGTTCTGGGAGCAGGGATTCCCCGCTGTCATGCTGACTGATACTGCCAACTTCCGAAACCCCCATTACCATCGTTCGACCGACACGCTCGACACGTTGAGTCTCGACTTCATTGCTGCCGTCGCCAATGGCCTCAAGGCCACCGTCATTGAGTTAGCTAGTCAACCATCTACATAG
- the argB gene encoding acetylglutamate kinase, protein MNKLIKKADVLIEALPYIRTFRGKTVVVKYGGHAMTDASLKERFAQDVVLLKYVGINPVIIHGGGPQIDKMLDRLGIQAKFRHGVRITDAATMEIVEMVLAGKINMELTDLITRHGGSAVGLSGKDGGLILSKPLTAKAWAESLNRDVHGEDSEGDFGLVGDIEKVDPGLLRNLQEDHYIPIIAPIGTDREGNTYNINADLVAGAVAGALQAEKLLMMTDIKGIRDANGRHLSTVSRKDVQRMMKKGTITEGMIPKVHACLDALGDGVGKAHIIDGRIPHAILLEIFTRKGIGTEIVT, encoded by the coding sequence ATGAACAAACTCATCAAAAAAGCCGATGTGCTGATCGAAGCTCTTCCGTACATCCGGACGTTTCGCGGAAAAACCGTTGTTGTGAAGTACGGCGGCCACGCGATGACAGATGCATCACTCAAAGAGCGGTTTGCGCAAGATGTCGTCCTCTTGAAATATGTTGGTATCAACCCAGTCATCATTCACGGCGGCGGGCCACAAATCGATAAGATGCTCGATCGACTCGGCATTCAAGCGAAGTTCCGCCATGGTGTCCGGATCACGGACGCAGCCACGATGGAAATCGTGGAGATGGTCCTGGCCGGGAAAATCAACATGGAACTGACCGACCTGATCACCCGGCACGGCGGCAGCGCGGTCGGGTTGAGCGGGAAGGACGGCGGCTTGATCCTCAGCAAGCCCTTGACGGCGAAGGCCTGGGCGGAAAGCCTCAATCGCGATGTCCATGGAGAAGACAGCGAAGGTGATTTCGGCTTGGTCGGTGACATCGAAAAGGTGGATCCGGGATTGTTACGCAATCTCCAGGAAGACCACTACATCCCGATCATCGCGCCCATCGGCACGGATCGTGAGGGCAATACCTACAACATCAACGCCGATCTCGTGGCCGGAGCGGTCGCCGGAGCCTTGCAGGCGGAAAAACTGCTGATGATGACCGATATCAAAGGCATTCGCGACGCCAACGGGCGTCACCTCTCCACCGTATCCCGTAAAGATGTGCAGCGCATGATGAAGAAAGGGACCATCACAGAAGGGATGATCCCAAAGGTACACGCCTGCTTGGATGCCTTGGGTGACGGAGTTGGGAAAGCCCACATTATTGATGGGCGTATTCCGCACGCCATTCTGCTTGAAATCTTCACGCGGAAGGGTATCGGCACCGAAATCGTGACCTAA
- the hslU gene encoding ATP-dependent protease ATPase subunit HslU, which translates to MNLNNLTPRQIVEELNRYVIGQKDAKRMVAIALRNRWRRQQLSPDLRDEVMPKNIIMIGPTGVGKTEIARRLAKLAEAPFIKVEASKFTEVGYVGRDVESIIRDLTELAINMVKTQRLAFVQHKAEQQAEERLLDLLLPPPPPRPGFVDSTTETVTQPHPDSHETTRSKLRLQLREGKMDERTVEMEVKERGVPVGVISNVGGLDDIENNLRDMLGGMFQGKKKKRLMKVPEALKHLTQEEAQKLIDMDDTTREAINKVEQTGIVFLDEIDKIAGRERTAGPDVSREGVQRDLLPIVEGCTVNTKYGPVVTDHILFIAAGAFHVAKPSDLIPELQGRFPIRVELSPLSKEDFVRILTEPKGALVRQYQALMATEGLAIEFAKDGLEEIAEIAVQVNERTENIGARRLFTIMERLLEEISFEGPGWPDKLINITATYVRDRLKDIVKDQDLSRYIL; encoded by the coding sequence TTGAATCTCAATAATCTCACTCCCCGTCAGATCGTTGAAGAACTGAACCGTTATGTCATCGGACAAAAGGATGCGAAGCGCATGGTCGCCATCGCCCTTCGCAACCGCTGGCGACGCCAACAACTGTCGCCCGACCTTCGCGATGAGGTCATGCCGAAGAACATCATCATGATCGGGCCGACCGGCGTAGGCAAAACGGAGATTGCCCGACGGCTGGCCAAGCTGGCCGAAGCGCCGTTCATCAAGGTCGAAGCGTCGAAGTTCACCGAAGTGGGCTATGTCGGGCGCGATGTGGAATCGATCATTCGCGACCTCACCGAGCTTGCTATTAACATGGTCAAGACCCAACGCCTGGCGTTCGTCCAACACAAGGCCGAACAACAGGCTGAGGAGCGCCTGCTCGACCTCCTCTTGCCTCCGCCCCCACCTCGACCCGGATTTGTGGACAGCACAACCGAGACGGTCACACAACCTCATCCGGACTCTCATGAAACGACCCGGTCGAAACTCCGTCTCCAGCTGCGCGAAGGCAAGATGGATGAACGAACCGTTGAAATGGAAGTCAAAGAGCGGGGAGTTCCGGTCGGCGTCATCTCCAATGTGGGTGGGCTGGATGACATCGAGAACAATCTCCGCGACATGCTGGGTGGCATGTTCCAGGGTAAAAAGAAGAAGCGACTTATGAAGGTGCCCGAAGCGCTGAAACACCTGACGCAGGAGGAAGCCCAGAAGTTGATCGATATGGACGACACCACACGTGAAGCGATCAACAAGGTAGAACAGACCGGGATCGTGTTTCTCGATGAGATCGACAAGATCGCCGGTCGCGAGCGCACAGCAGGACCTGATGTGTCCCGAGAGGGTGTGCAACGAGATTTGTTGCCCATCGTAGAAGGCTGCACCGTCAACACGAAATATGGCCCGGTCGTGACGGACCACATTCTCTTCATCGCAGCCGGGGCCTTCCATGTGGCCAAACCGTCCGATCTCATTCCAGAGCTCCAAGGGCGCTTCCCGATCCGCGTTGAACTGAGCCCCCTATCCAAAGAGGATTTCGTCCGCATTCTCACGGAACCAAAGGGAGCGTTGGTCCGGCAATATCAGGCCTTGATGGCCACGGAAGGACTGGCCATCGAGTTCGCCAAGGACGGCTTGGAGGAAATTGCAGAGATCGCTGTCCAAGTGAATGAACGAACCGAGAACATCGGTGCCCGTCGCCTCTTCACCATCATGGAACGGTTGTTGGAAGAAATTTCTTTCGAGGGACCAGGCTGGCCGGACAAGCTGATCAACATCACCGCCACCTACGTCCGGGATCGATTGAAGGACATCGTCAAAGACCAAGATCTGAGCCGGTATATCTTGTAG
- the hslV gene encoding ATP-dependent protease subunit HslV — translation MKIRSTTVLCVRRDGRVAMGCDGQVTVGTTVMKHNAKKVRRLHHDQVLAGFAGATADAFTLFEKFESKLEEYRGNLTRAAVELAKDWRTDRVLRRLEALLAVAGREQSFIITGTGDVVEPEDGILAIGSGGPYALAAARGLLRHSQLEAPVIVTESLTIAGSIDIYTNQQILVEELRG, via the coding sequence ATGAAAATCCGGTCGACGACCGTGCTCTGTGTCCGCCGCGACGGACGGGTTGCCATGGGCTGTGACGGCCAAGTCACCGTCGGCACCACGGTCATGAAACACAACGCCAAGAAGGTTCGGCGCTTGCACCATGATCAGGTTCTGGCAGGGTTTGCCGGCGCCACGGCGGACGCGTTCACACTGTTCGAAAAATTCGAGAGCAAATTGGAAGAGTATCGAGGTAATCTCACGAGGGCAGCCGTTGAACTCGCGAAGGATTGGCGGACAGATCGTGTGCTTCGTCGCCTGGAAGCCCTCTTGGCCGTGGCCGGACGTGAGCAGTCGTTTATCATTACCGGGACCGGTGACGTCGTCGAGCCGGAAGACGGGATTCTGGCGATTGGCTCGGGTGGCCCCTATGCGCTGGCAGCGGCCAGAGGATTGCTCCGCCATTCACAATTGGAAGCCCCGGTGATCGTGACTGAATCCCTGACTATCGCGGGATCCATTGATATCTATACAAACCAACAGATTCTTGTTGAAGAACTTCGAGGATAA
- the xerC gene encoding tyrosine recombinase XerC yields the protein MEDAIKAFVMYLQVERNASPETIRNYHSDLQQLTGFLRSTKKGASSIRVDSISSDEIRAHLHSLDRQGKKAASLARKLASLRSFFRFLLREELVKVNPTETLRSPKLPKRLPRVLTKDDAAALMTFPSDSSPLSLRDRALLETMYSTGARVSEVVGINLNDLDEADGIVSLKGKGRKERLVPIGDVALQAIREYRQSLKPTPRNRHPSSPMFLNHRGGRLTTRSVAKMVARYSSRLVSGAVSPHALRHSYATHLLDEGADLRSIQELLGHASLSTTQKYTHVAMDQLLAVYDRAHPRAHTTRLTNGKDHKSS from the coding sequence ATGGAAGACGCAATCAAGGCTTTCGTAATGTACCTCCAGGTCGAACGCAATGCGTCCCCTGAGACGATCCGCAACTATCACTCAGACCTTCAGCAGCTGACTGGCTTCCTCAGAAGCACCAAGAAGGGCGCCTCGTCCATCCGCGTTGACTCGATCTCCAGCGACGAGATCCGTGCCCATCTCCACTCGTTGGACCGACAAGGCAAGAAAGCGGCGTCCCTGGCAAGAAAACTGGCAAGCCTGCGCAGCTTCTTCCGCTTCCTCCTCCGTGAAGAGCTCGTCAAAGTAAATCCGACTGAGACGCTGAGGAGCCCAAAACTACCGAAGCGCCTCCCTCGCGTACTCACGAAGGATGACGCGGCGGCCCTTATGACATTTCCCTCTGACTCATCGCCTCTCTCTCTCCGTGACCGTGCCCTGCTGGAAACGATGTATTCGACCGGTGCGCGAGTGAGCGAGGTCGTCGGGATCAATCTTAATGACCTCGACGAAGCGGACGGGATCGTCAGCTTGAAGGGAAAAGGCCGCAAAGAACGCTTGGTTCCGATCGGCGATGTGGCGCTGCAGGCCATCCGCGAGTATCGCCAGTCCTTGAAACCGACTCCTCGCAACCGTCATCCTTCATCCCCGATGTTCTTGAATCATCGTGGTGGACGGCTGACCACCAGAAGTGTCGCCAAGATGGTCGCCCGGTACTCCAGCCGTCTTGTGAGCGGAGCCGTCAGTCCCCATGCCCTCCGACATTCGTACGCGACACACCTTCTCGACGAAGGAGCCGACCTCCGATCGATCCAGGAACTACTCGGTCATGCTTCACTGAGTACCACGCAAAAATATACGCATGTGGCGATGGACCAACTGCTCGCGGTCTATGACCGGGCCCATCCTCGAGCGCACACGACACGTCTAACGAATGGAAAGGACCACAAGTCATCATGA
- the trmFO gene encoding methylenetetrahydrofolate--tRNA-(uracil(54)-C(5))-methyltransferase (FADH(2)-oxidizing) TrmFO — protein sequence MRDDVVIVGGGLAGSEAAWQAANRGAKVTLYEMRPKEMTKAHKTGGLAELVCSNSLGSSDPLNAPGILKEEMRRLNSLIISAAEQAKVPAGSALAVDRDQFSQHITRALEGHPNIRILHEEIEEIPTDCFCIVATGPLTSDKLSQAIRAATKSQHLYFYDAISPIVDTDSINMEIVFRASRYDKGGDDYLNCPMTAEQYNAFYDALMAAEKVQPKEFEKTPYFEACVPIEVLAERGRQTMQFGPMKPVGLKDPRTGIEPAAVVQLRTENIHRTCYNLVGFQTKLTYPEQKRVFRMIPGLEQAEFLRYGSLHRNTFINSPQLLMNTLQFKARASLFFAGQLVGVEGYTESAAMGGLAGINAARALTGQPLITPPPTTAHGCLVSHVASSDPRHFQPMNTNFGLFPPLSNTPRDKEKKRRALSQRALEDFDAWKTQSRLS from the coding sequence ATGAGAGATGATGTCGTCATCGTAGGTGGGGGTCTGGCTGGATCAGAAGCGGCATGGCAGGCGGCGAATCGCGGCGCCAAGGTGACGCTCTACGAGATGCGCCCGAAGGAGATGACGAAGGCGCACAAGACGGGTGGCTTGGCCGAACTCGTCTGCTCGAACTCGCTCGGCTCTTCCGATCCGCTAAACGCACCGGGCATCCTGAAAGAAGAGATGCGGCGGCTGAATTCGCTGATTATCTCCGCCGCTGAGCAAGCCAAAGTGCCGGCTGGATCGGCGCTGGCTGTTGATCGCGACCAGTTCTCTCAACACATCACTCGAGCCTTGGAAGGTCATCCGAACATCCGCATTCTCCACGAGGAAATTGAGGAGATCCCAACAGACTGCTTCTGTATTGTCGCGACAGGTCCCTTAACATCGGACAAACTCTCTCAAGCCATCCGCGCTGCCACAAAGTCCCAGCACCTCTATTTTTATGACGCCATCTCGCCGATCGTCGATACCGACTCGATTAATATGGAGATCGTCTTCCGTGCCTCTCGCTACGACAAGGGCGGGGATGATTATTTAAATTGCCCCATGACGGCAGAGCAGTACAATGCGTTCTACGATGCCTTGATGGCGGCTGAGAAGGTACAGCCCAAGGAATTTGAGAAGACACCCTACTTTGAGGCCTGTGTGCCGATTGAAGTGCTGGCAGAGCGCGGCCGTCAGACCATGCAGTTCGGTCCCATGAAACCGGTGGGACTCAAAGATCCTCGAACGGGAATCGAACCAGCTGCGGTCGTTCAGCTGCGGACAGAAAATATTCATCGCACCTGCTACAACCTGGTGGGCTTCCAGACCAAACTCACCTACCCGGAGCAGAAGCGCGTGTTTCGTATGATTCCTGGGCTCGAACAGGCAGAATTTCTCCGGTATGGCAGTTTGCATCGCAACACGTTTATCAATTCGCCTCAGTTGCTGATGAACACCTTGCAATTCAAAGCCCGCGCTTCCCTCTTCTTTGCCGGGCAGCTCGTCGGGGTGGAAGGCTATACGGAATCAGCGGCCATGGGAGGCCTCGCCGGGATCAACGCCGCGCGGGCCCTCACCGGACAACCGCTGATTACACCGCCGCCCACGACAGCTCATGGATGCCTGGTGTCTCATGTCGCTTCATCGGATCCTCGTCACTTCCAACCGATGAACACCAATTTCGGTCTGTTCCCACCCCTGTCCAATACGCCAAGGGACAAGGAGAAGAAGCGCCGTGCGCTGAGCCAGCGGGCCCTTGAGGATTTTGACGCATGGAAGACGCAATCAAGGCTTTCGTAA
- a CDS encoding SUMF1/EgtB/PvdO family nonheme iron enzyme, producing the protein MSKILISYRREDSADATGRIYDRLVQQFGRTAVFKDVDSIPLGINFWKHLDEQVAKCDVFLAIIGPDWMGIKAGEGKSRLDDPRDLVRIEVESALKRQIPLIPVLVRGATIPDPERMPRSLQELLDRNGIAVRSDPDFHRDMDRLIEHLKGVIQGQQKTQKIRNKVVLVVGEEAENGPSVLIGKKISRRLEQPKELTPISQRNRIQRSIVAPEQPSCNAPVDMVKVPKGLFLYGDERTRKVMIDYDYWIDKYPVTNEKYKAFISAGGYKNRKYWSKEGWKWKAKDKITAPENWDWKAIESSRKQHHPVVLVSYYEAEAYATWVGKRLPTEREWEKAARGEDGRNYPWGKEFDRHKCNCVRGFFSSVTASFGGGSTTPVNNYPSGVSPYGCYDMAGNVEEWCESWYDKSKSERVARGGSWSDSPKLVRAPYRYGYSTVDRSDNLGFRLAQDIP; encoded by the coding sequence ATGAGTAAGATCCTGATCTCCTATCGCCGAGAGGACAGTGCAGACGCCACCGGGCGCATCTATGATCGGCTGGTCCAGCAGTTTGGGCGAACCGCTGTGTTCAAGGATGTGGATTCCATTCCCTTGGGCATCAACTTTTGGAAGCATTTGGATGAACAGGTGGCCAAGTGTGATGTGTTTCTGGCGATCATCGGCCCAGACTGGATGGGAATCAAAGCCGGTGAGGGAAAATCTAGATTGGATGACCCACGCGATCTCGTGCGGATTGAAGTCGAGTCCGCATTGAAGCGGCAAATCCCTTTGATTCCAGTGCTGGTTCGAGGGGCCACGATCCCTGATCCAGAACGGATGCCAAGAAGCCTGCAAGAACTGTTGGACAGAAATGGCATTGCCGTTCGCTCTGACCCCGACTTTCATCGCGATATGGATCGGTTAATTGAGCATCTGAAGGGAGTGATTCAGGGTCAGCAAAAGACTCAGAAGATTCGAAACAAGGTAGTGCTGGTGGTTGGTGAGGAAGCAGAAAATGGTCCATCGGTCCTGATAGGAAAAAAGATCTCACGCCGGTTGGAACAGCCCAAAGAACTAACCCCTATATCACAACGGAATCGTATTCAAAGAAGCATTGTGGCGCCTGAGCAACCGTCATGCAACGCTCCAGTGGATATGGTGAAAGTCCCCAAAGGGCTATTTTTGTATGGTGATGAGAGAACTCGTAAGGTGATGATTGACTATGACTATTGGATCGACAAGTATCCGGTAACGAATGAGAAGTACAAAGCATTCATCTCGGCGGGAGGTTACAAAAATCGGAAGTACTGGTCAAAAGAAGGGTGGAAGTGGAAGGCCAAGGACAAAATCACTGCCCCAGAGAATTGGGATTGGAAGGCCATCGAATCGTCGAGGAAACAGCATCATCCTGTCGTTCTTGTCAGCTATTACGAAGCCGAGGCCTATGCTACATGGGTTGGCAAGCGCCTTCCAACCGAGCGGGAGTGGGAGAAAGCGGCGCGAGGTGAGGATGGGCGTAACTATCCTTGGGGCAAGGAGTTCGACAGACATAAATGTAACTGTGTCCGTGGATTCTTTTCTTCAGTCACAGCCTCATTTGGTGGTGGGTCTACGACACCGGTCAACAATTACCCCAGTGGGGTCAGTCCTTATGGCTGTTACGACATGGCGGGAAATGTGGAGGAGTGGTGTGAGAGTTGGTATGACAAAAGCAAGAGCGAGCGCGTGGCTCGTGGCGGTTCCTGGAGCGACTCACCGAAGTTAGTCCGTGCGCCATACCGGTACGGGTACTCGACCGTCGACCGGAGCGACAACCTTGGCTTCCGTCTTGCCCAGGACATTCCCTAA
- a CDS encoding type II toxin-antitoxin system PemK/MazF family toxin: MKKLPRRGDVYWVALDPATGSEIKKTRPAVIVSNNSCNTFGSRVVVLPLTSNIESLYPGEAEVVVNGKPARVLGDQIRSLDKSRLRSRIDRLSHDELMAVDEAIRITLALQP, from the coding sequence GTGAAAAAGCTACCCCGTCGAGGGGACGTCTATTGGGTGGCATTAGATCCCGCGACCGGATCCGAAATCAAGAAGACCAGACCTGCCGTGATCGTGTCAAACAACTCGTGTAATACCTTCGGCTCTCGCGTAGTGGTGCTGCCGCTCACCAGCAACATCGAGTCGTTGTATCCAGGAGAAGCCGAGGTCGTCGTCAACGGCAAGCCAGCTCGGGTCTTGGGTGACCAAATCCGATCATTGGACAAATCACGATTACGATCAAGAATCGACAGGTTGAGCCACGACGAGTTGATGGCGGTCGACGAGGCGATCCGTATCACGCTCGCCTTACAGCCTTAG
- a CDS encoding TraR/DksA C4-type zinc finger protein — MKTPPSKKQPASAANRETTSASPKYSDIRQDLERQRAAILSETGEVLTHRENPEAFPDVSDQASAEVDQGFSMRILDRERKLLKKIDEALERMTTETYGICEGCGGEIPYKRLKARPVTTFCIECKTLQEQEEQARS, encoded by the coding sequence ATGAAAACACCTCCTTCCAAGAAACAGCCTGCTTCGGCCGCGAATCGAGAGACTACATCCGCAAGCCCAAAGTACTCCGACATCCGTCAGGACCTTGAGCGCCAACGAGCCGCGATCCTCAGTGAGACGGGTGAGGTGCTGACACACCGCGAGAACCCTGAAGCATTTCCTGATGTCAGCGATCAAGCCTCTGCCGAGGTCGATCAGGGTTTCTCCATGCGCATTCTCGACCGGGAACGGAAGCTCTTGAAGAAGATCGACGAGGCGCTCGAGCGGATGACGACCGAGACCTATGGGATTTGCGAAGGGTGCGGTGGAGAGATTCCGTACAAGCGGCTCAAAGCCCGCCCGGTCACTACCTTTTGCATTGAGTGCAAGACCCTTCAGGAACAGGAAGAGCAAGCTCGAAGCTGA
- the recR gene encoding recombination protein RecR, giving the protein MAVDQQSLLARLIKELVRLPGIGHKSAQRLAFHLMKMEREDALRLADAIRAVKDGLAFCSQCRNIAEGELCEFCRDPKRDRSKIFVVEEPSTLYAVERAGAYRGLYHVLLGALSPLDGVGPGDIRAEELIDRVKLGGIEEVILATNPTIEGEATAIYLTRMLKPFGVRVSRIAYGIPVGMDIEYADEVTLLKSIEGRRDL; this is encoded by the coding sequence ATGGCCGTCGATCAACAGAGCCTCTTAGCACGACTCATCAAAGAACTGGTTCGCCTCCCAGGGATCGGGCACAAGAGCGCGCAACGACTGGCCTTTCATCTCATGAAGATGGAGCGGGAGGATGCCTTACGACTCGCCGATGCCATCCGAGCGGTCAAAGATGGGTTGGCGTTTTGTAGCCAATGCCGAAATATCGCGGAGGGGGAGTTGTGCGAGTTTTGCCGTGACCCGAAACGCGATCGCAGCAAGATTTTCGTAGTGGAGGAACCCAGTACCCTCTATGCCGTGGAACGGGCAGGGGCCTATCGTGGACTCTATCATGTCTTATTAGGTGCGCTCTCTCCGCTGGATGGTGTTGGCCCCGGAGACATCAGAGCCGAAGAACTCATCGATCGGGTCAAGCTTGGTGGGATCGAAGAGGTCATCCTGGCAACGAACCCTACCATTGAAGGAGAGGCCACAGCGATTTATCTCACCCGAATGCTCAAGCCGTTCGGCGTCCGCGTATCCCGTATCGCCTATGGCATTCCGGTGGGCATGGATATTGAGTACGCAGACGAAGTAACCTTGCTGAAATCAATCGAAGGGCGCCGAGACTTATAG
- a CDS encoding YbaB/EbfC family nucleoid-associated protein, with translation MKNPFGNMNNILKQAQAMQEQMAKIQEQAASKTTSGTAGGGIVTVTANGAMQVVSVAIDPEVVKSGDVDMLQDLVVAATNEALRKAKELMEGEMKALTGGMKIPGLF, from the coding sequence ATGAAGAATCCCTTCGGCAATATGAACAACATCCTCAAACAAGCTCAAGCCATGCAAGAGCAGATGGCCAAAATCCAAGAGCAGGCGGCGTCCAAAACCACCAGTGGAACCGCCGGTGGTGGGATCGTCACCGTCACAGCAAATGGGGCCATGCAGGTTGTCAGCGTGGCAATCGACCCGGAGGTCGTCAAGAGCGGCGATGTCGACATGCTCCAGGATCTGGTCGTGGCCGCCACGAACGAGGCCCTGCGCAAAGCCAAAGAATTGATGGAAGGCGAGATGAAAGCATTGACGGGTGGGATGAAGATCCCAGGTCTGTTCTAG